A segment of the Candidatus Bathyarchaeota archaeon genome:
GGGGGCTGGGGACTGCACGAGGGTCGCGGAAGCCGTGGAGGACTACACGGGGTTCGAGGTCCGCCTCACAAGGCTTGGACACATCCAGAGGGGCGGATCGCCGACAGCCTACAGCCGGCTTCTAGCCTGCAGGATGGGGGCTGCGAGCGTCGGGTTCCTGTTGGAGGGGAGGAGGAGGGATATGACGGGGATCCAGAGGGGGGAGATAGTGCCCGTGGATCTGGAATACGCCTGCACAGCTGAGAAGCCTATAGATGAACGGCTCTACAAGCTCGCGTTAACACTTTCAACCTAGACGATGAATGGTATGAACACTTAACAGATATGGTATTAAACGGGGGATGGAAGAAAGATAGGGGCGGAGGCGGTATAAAAGAGGGGCGTTATGGGGGATCGGGTTTCCACGGCCTTATTCTGTGACCGTTATGGCTTCCGTGGGACATTGAGTGGTGCAGGCCATGCACATTATGCATTCATCAGCCCTTACAGGCACCGATTTAGGCGTATCAGGGTATTCGGGGAGGTTCTTCATCTCAAAGACGTTTACTGGACATACCTGAGTGCAGACCGCATCCCCATTACACTTGCTCCAATCAACCTTGACGGTCGGCATACGACCACCAAGATAGGATACCCGGGCTTGGGATATATAAATTTCCTCCGGATCCTCCGGCAGAGGCTGCTTAGAGGGACGGCCATCCATGAGCTCTATCCCCTTATATTTAAGGATTCCAGGGCCTCCACGATCCTCCTAGCCATGTAATAGGGGAACGCCGTGGACACGAGGTTTCTGAATCCTTCATCTCCCCGGATGGCGCACCCCCCAGCCGGGGTCAAGCTCATGGATCCCGTCGTTAAAGGCCCCGCGACGCTCTCGGCGCACAAGGGGAAGTACGCCCCTAGACTCACCTGCAGCCTCCTGCCGTAAACGTAGTGGTAAGCCTCTAAAAGCAGGGTTGCCTTCATGGAATCCCCTAGGACGATTACGACGTCCGGGTCGGATGGAGCCCTCCCCAACGGGGCATATAAAACCCCCTTCACGCCCATCGGAACCGTTGGAACCTCCCGGAGATATCTCTCAAGGAGCTCCCCACTCCTAAACTTGTTCCGGGAACCATACCCTACTGAGTCCATGAACGCCCCCTTTAACCCGTTTCTATGACTAGCTAACCCCAGGCACAAGGCGCCGATCATACAGCTATGCTTGGATGACGGGGAGTGGAGGCTCTCCCCCTTGTGCGCCCTCCAAATCATGTGGCAGTGGGGTGACGGCCCCTCGGGCTCATGGAAGTACGCTGGAGGAGGCTCATCTCTCAACAGCTTAACGGCTACCGGGTCACCCTCCAGTTTCAACGTGGATCGAAGGATTACGTGAAGCCTCCGCCTCAGCTCCTCCCCGGCCGAGGCCCCGGTCCTTCTAAGCCGGGCTCCCGATGCTATTCTTACCCCGCATCTATCGCAGAACCTCGAATGTCGAGGTATCTCCTCAAGGCAGACCGGGCATCTCAAGGAATATCATCCGAACCATTCTTCGATGCCGGTTGATTACCCTTCCCTTCCCCGCCGGGTCCGTCTCCCCCTCCAGGAGTAAATAATTGTTTATGGTCAGTAGAGGTGCATCACGGCATCAGGCTTCAGAGCCTTGCCGAGCAGATCAGTCTACATCATCCTCTAAATTCAGGGTTGAAGCCTTGCCCTATTAAAATATTTCTTCAGTTCCCCTTTCTCCACGGAATCCCCTCGGGATTCATGGTTGCCTGGTCCCGCAGCGAGGGCAATACACGGCTATGGGGCTCAGAGGCTCCCCGCATTCTATACAGTACTTCGCCGGGACGGGCTTAGGCCTCATCTCAGGCTCTTCCCTGGCGGCCTCCTTGGCCTTCATGGAATAGTATAGACACGTCACCGCCACAGGGTATATGGGCTCTACGATGGCGGTGATCACGACGGATATTATGTAGCCCATGGGTTCGAAGGCCACCGCGATCATGCCTCCGAGGATCTCCGAGGCAGATATCGCCGCCACGAG
Coding sequences within it:
- a CDS encoding ferredoxin family protein; the encoded protein is MPTVKVDWSKCNGDAVCTQVCPVNVFEMKNLPEYPDTPKSVPVRADECIMCMACTTQCPTEAITVTE
- a CDS encoding DUF169 domain-containing protein, whose amino-acid sequence is MRCPVCLEEIPRHSRFCDRCGVRIASGARLRRTGASAGEELRRRLHVILRSTLKLEGDPVAVKLLRDEPPPAYFHEPEGPSPHCHMIWRAHKGESLHSPSSKHSCMIGALCLGLASHRNGLKGAFMDSVGYGSRNKFRSGELLERYLREVPTVPMGVKGVLYAPLGRAPSDPDVVIVLGDSMKATLLLEAYHYVYGRRLQVSLGAYFPLCAESVAGPLTTGSMSLTPAGGCAIRGDEGFRNLVSTAFPYYMARRIVEALESLNIRG